The genomic interval GGCCGATTCCACTTCAAGGGCATCGGCCAGCAGACGCTCCGCATCGCGCTGGACGCGAAACCCGCCCATCTGATGGACTGATTGCGGGGTCAGGCCGATGTGGGCCTGGACCGGGATGCCGGCTTCGGAAATGGCCTTGATGGTTTTGCTGACCGCTGCCCCGCCCTCGAGTTTGATGGCGCTGGCCGTGGTCTTTTTTAAAAAACGCCCCGCATTGGAGACCGCTTCGCTGATACCGGCCTGGTAGGACATGAACGGCATGTCCCCGATTACCATGGCATAAGCGGCGGCATTGGAAACGATGCGGGTGTGGTAAACCATCTCATCCATGGTAACCGGCAGGGTGCTCTGTTCTCCCTGCACCACCATCCCCAGAGAGTCTCCCACCAGAATCATGTGTACGCCGGATTCATCCACCATTTTGGCAAAGGGATAATCATAGGCGGTGAGGGCGACAATTTTTTCACCCTTTTCCTTCATCTTGTAAAGCGTGGTCAGCGTAACTTTAGACGGCATCCCTGAATCCTCCTAACTTATTATTTTTATATATTATTTATAAAGTGTCGGATAAGCTGTCAAGGGAAATATGCAGGTTGTTTCGTAATTTGAGGTGATTTTATAATCTTGAGTCTTTTAGACAGGCTGAAGGCTGAAGACTAAGGTTATCACCCTTGCCAGCTGACGAATCCTTAATTCTCCGCCGGTCTCCAAGCCCCGACCCCCGTTTCTAC from Desulfobacterales bacterium carries:
- the panB gene encoding 3-methyl-2-oxobutanoate hydroxymethyltransferase: MPSKVTLTTLYKMKEKGEKIVALTAYDYPFAKMVDESGVHMILVGDSLGMVVQGEQSTLPVTMDEMVYHTRIVSNAAAYAMVIGDMPFMSYQAGISEAVSNAGRFLKKTTASAIKLEGGAAVSKTIKAISEAGIPVQAHIGLTPQSVHQMGGFRVQRDAERLLADALEVESAGAFSVVLEGIPADIAAKITATLKIPTIGIGAGPDCDGQILVLHDLLGLNDRHVPKFAKQYARLIDTAKTAINQYAEDVEKGTFPGKEHCY